From Desulfonatronum thiosulfatophilum:
CAAAGAGCCGGTGTGTCGCCGATTTCCCTAGATGTCTCGACCAGGACCCGTTTCTACAGTCTCAAGTACGTGGGTTCTATCTCCGTGAATACTGGGAGAAAATGCGATGTGACGAGCTGGGCAGCTACGTGGTGGCCCGGCGCGTGTTCGACATGGCCGTGAACCAGGGGCGGAAGACGACCAGGCGCAATCTGCAGGAGGCGCTGAACATCCTGGGCCGGCCCGGCTGGTATGAGCCGCTGGCGCTGGACGGGATTTTTGGGCCGCGGTCCATGAGCGCCCTGGTGATCTTCCTGGTCCGCGAGCCGCGCCCACGTGCGGAGCGCATCCTGGAGCGTCTGTTGGCCCTGTATCAAGGACGTATCTACATCGAAATCCTGCGCTCCGACGTAACCCAGCGCCAATTTGCCCGCGGCTGGGTGGAGAGGACCGTCTAGATGCCCGACATCGCTGACGACGCCCAATCGGCTGAGGAGATGTTTCTCCGTGAGGCAATGGCTCGGAGGACGGTAGCAGGCAACGCGGAGTCCCGGACCCACTGCCTGGACTGTGATGATCGCATTCCGGAAATGCGGCGGAAGCTGGTGGCTGGGTGCCTGCGGTGCGTGGACTGCCAGACGGCGCACGAGGTTGAACGATTCGAGGAGGGATATCCGCTGTGATGGATGTTGCCATGAAATTTGTGCCCGTGGTCGTCCTTATTGTGCAGGTGCTCATGGGTTGGGGACTTTGGAGTCTCGGAAGAAAATTTATGCCTCGTGAGGAGTGTGAGCGCTGCCGAGCTGAGCTGGAGGTGAAGCTGCAAGAGGAGTCCCAGCGCACCAATGTGTTGGACAAGGCTCAGGAAGTGTTCCGGGCCGAATGTTCTTCCCTGCCGACGAAGGCCGATCTGGGAGATATTTACGACCGGATTAACTCCGTGAATCTCCGGATTGGCTCGGTGGATACGCAAGTCGCAGCCCTGGGCGGCGAAATGAGAGCCCAGCGACGAACGCTGGACATGATCAATCAACACCTGATGCGAGGTGAGGGATGAGCAAATACGCGGCCCTGGTCAACGAGAACCGACGTCTGGAGATTCTGCGAGTCCTGGCTCAGGACCCCGGTTACCAGCTCAATGAGCGGCTGATACAG
This genomic window contains:
- a CDS encoding glycoside hydrolase family 108 protein, encoding MTWFENAYAELMPVEGGYADQPADRGGETYRGISRVHHPEWRGWAIIDEAKSRCVADFPRCLDQDPFLQSQVRGFYLREYWEKMRCDELGSYVVARRVFDMAVNQGRKTTRRNLQEALNILGRPGWYEPLALDGIFGPRSMSALVIFLVREPRPRAERILERLLALYQGRIYIEILRSDVTQRQFARGWVERTV
- a CDS encoding TraR/DksA C4-type zinc finger protein, which produces MPDIADDAQSAEEMFLREAMARRTVAGNAESRTHCLDCDDRIPEMRRKLVAGCLRCVDCQTAHEVERFEEGYPL